In Kryptolebias marmoratus isolate JLee-2015 linkage group LG20, ASM164957v2, whole genome shotgun sequence, a genomic segment contains:
- the cahz gene encoding carbonic anhydrase, whose protein sequence is MSHGWGYGLSNGPDKWAENFQIANGPKQSPINIVTKEAQYDPSLKPLKLRYDPSNAKGILNNGHSFQVDFVDDTDSSLLTGGPLSGTYRFRQFHFHWGSSDDKGSEHYVNGMKFPCELHLVHWNNKYPSFAEAADKPDGLAVIGVFLKIGAANPRLQKVLDALDSIKTKGKQTTFSNFDAKTLLPHSLDFWTYEGSLTTPPLLESVTWIVLREPISVSPAQMAKFRSLLFTGEGESPCSMVDNFRPPQPLKGRHVLASFK, encoded by the exons ATGTCTCACGGATGGGGGTACGGACTGTCCAATG GGCCCGACAAATGGGCTGAGAATTTCCAGATTGCAAATGGGCCCAAACAGTCTCCTATCAACATTGTCACAAAGGAGGCCCAGTATGACCCGTCTCTGAAGCCCCTGAAGCTCAGGTATGACCCCTCCAATGCCAAGGGAATTCTCAACAATGGGCATTCCTTCCAGGTGGACTTTGTGGACGACACAGACAGCTCCC tTCTTACCGGGGGTCCTCTGTCTGGAACATACCGTTTCAGACAGTTTCATTTCCACTGGGGAAGCAGTGATGATAAAGGCTCTGAGCACTATGTCAACGGCATGAAGTTCCCTTGTGAG CTTCACCTGGTGCATTGGAATAACAAATATCCCAGCTTTGCAGAGGCTGCTGATAAGCCTGATGGACTTGCTGTAATTGGGGTCTTCCTCAAG aTTGGTGCTGCCAACCCCCGGCTTCAGAAAGTTTTGGATGCGTTGGATTCCATTAAAACCAAG GGAAAGCAAACCACCTTCTCGAACTTTGATGCAAAGACTCTTCTTCCTCATTCTCTGGATTTCTGGACCTATGAAGGCTCCTTGACTACTCCACCTCTCCTGGAAAGTGTCACATGGATTGTTCTTAGGGAGCCAATAAGTGTGAGCCCTGCACAG ATGGCCAAGTTCCGCAGCCTCCTCTTCACTGGAGAAGGAGAATCTCCATGTAGCATGGTGGACAACTTCCGTCCTCCGCAGCCCCTCAAAGGGCGTCATGTCCTTGCCTCCTTCAAATAA